The following proteins are co-located in the Puniceicoccus vermicola genome:
- a CDS encoding LysM peptidoglycan-binding domain-containing protein yields MPIVEPRFGRSSHSPCAGFGSLALWIGIWAIVISLICLYLGIDARNVAQDSQRRMARNVELLDESRTKIESLETEIREFLRLTEQRLNDMSFTVEQNQTRIKTNAIQLGSTRKVASELIEGLTSQKEAITELATRIPAIPEGVQTERTRPPRPTPSPTARTQPEGANTGSSTQQQTAAPKPAPKPRATYTVKSGDTLVDIARRKNLSVPDLLDANPDIDPNVIRVGQKLNLPE; encoded by the coding sequence ATGCCTATCGTTGAACCTCGTTTTGGCCGGTCGAGCCACTCCCCGTGTGCGGGGTTTGGCTCACTGGCCCTGTGGATCGGCATTTGGGCGATCGTGATCAGCCTGATCTGCCTCTACCTCGGGATCGACGCCCGCAATGTCGCTCAGGATTCCCAGCGACGCATGGCGCGGAATGTCGAACTCCTCGACGAGAGCCGCACCAAGATCGAATCGCTGGAGACGGAGATCCGGGAGTTTCTCCGGCTTACAGAGCAACGGCTGAATGACATGTCGTTCACGGTTGAACAGAACCAGACCCGGATAAAGACCAACGCGATTCAACTCGGATCGACCCGCAAGGTGGCCTCCGAGTTGATTGAAGGGCTGACTTCGCAGAAAGAGGCCATCACCGAATTGGCGACCCGTATCCCGGCAATTCCTGAAGGCGTGCAAACCGAGCGGACCCGGCCCCCACGGCCGACGCCCTCTCCGACAGCCCGCACCCAGCCAGAGGGCGCGAACACCGGTTCGAGCACACAACAACAGACAGCCGCCCCGAAACCGGCTCCGAAGCCTCGGGCCACCTACACGGTGAAGTCTGGCGATACGCTGGTGGACATTGCCCGCCGCAAGAATTTGAGCGTCCCCGACCTCTTGGATGCCAATCCCGATATCGATCCAAACGTGATCCGCGTCGGACAGAAATTGAATCTACCCGAATAA
- a CDS encoding DEAD/DEAH box helicase produces MKFTDLPFRPEIIRAIEDVGYESPTPIQEQAIPVILEGKDVIGSAQTGTGKTAAFALPTIERLGGHGKCRCLAIGPTRELAAQVEENFHLYGKYLDLKVTLLHGGVGYGKQKSDLANGVDVIVATPGRLLDHVQQGTANLDDVEILILDEVDRMLDMGFIEDVRKIISKCKRKDRQTLLFSATVPDTIQRLAKWALKDPVNITIGQSLSTASTVKHEVYPVNAMQKFDLLVALLNQFDAKNTLIFCRMRRGSDRVARWLNERGFNVGVIHSDLNQSERTSALANFKSGEIPILVATDIASRGLDIANVTHVVNYDVPQHAEDYVHRIGRTGRAKREGTAVTLQAPDETSALMAIESYIGREVPKAKLEGFGYRYDPLQGVNPRKTRPRRRNR; encoded by the coding sequence ATGAAGTTTACAGACCTCCCATTCCGCCCCGAAATTATTCGGGCCATTGAAGATGTCGGCTACGAGTCGCCGACCCCCATTCAGGAACAAGCGATCCCCGTCATTCTCGAGGGCAAGGACGTCATCGGTTCTGCCCAGACCGGGACCGGCAAAACCGCAGCCTTTGCGCTGCCGACGATTGAGCGGCTCGGCGGCCACGGGAAATGCCGTTGTCTAGCCATTGGGCCGACTCGTGAATTGGCGGCCCAAGTGGAGGAGAATTTTCATCTCTATGGGAAATACCTTGACCTAAAGGTAACTCTCTTGCACGGCGGTGTCGGCTATGGAAAGCAGAAGAGTGACTTGGCGAATGGGGTCGATGTGATCGTTGCGACACCGGGTCGCCTTTTGGACCATGTGCAGCAGGGCACGGCCAATCTCGACGACGTGGAGATTCTGATTCTCGACGAGGTGGACCGGATGCTCGACATGGGGTTCATCGAGGACGTCCGCAAGATCATCAGTAAGTGCAAGCGCAAGGATCGCCAGACCCTCCTTTTTTCGGCGACCGTTCCGGATACGATTCAGCGTCTGGCGAAGTGGGCGCTCAAGGATCCGGTCAATATTACGATTGGCCAAAGTCTTTCGACGGCCTCCACGGTCAAGCACGAGGTCTATCCGGTGAATGCGATGCAGAAGTTCGACCTCCTGGTCGCTCTGCTCAATCAATTTGATGCCAAGAACACCTTGATTTTCTGCCGGATGCGGCGTGGATCCGATCGGGTGGCCCGCTGGCTGAACGAACGCGGGTTCAATGTCGGAGTCATTCACTCGGATTTGAATCAATCGGAGCGAACGAGTGCGCTGGCTAATTTTAAAAGTGGCGAGATTCCGATTCTTGTTGCGACAGACATCGCTTCGCGGGGTCTGGACATCGCAAATGTGACCCACGTCGTGAATTACGACGTTCCTCAGCACGCGGAAGACTACGTGCATCGGATCGGTCGAACGGGCCGGGCTAAGCGCGAAGGCACTGCTGTAACTCTTCAGGCTCCCGATGAAACGAGTGCTTTGATGGCGATCGAGTCCTACATCGGTCGCGAGGTGCCAAAGGCAAAGCTGGAAGGGTTTGGGTATCGTTACGATCCCCTGCAGGGAGTAAATCCTCGTAAAACCCGTCCAAGGCGTCGAAATCGGTAA
- a CDS encoding O-acetylhomoserine aminocarboxypropyltransferase/cysteine synthase family protein, with protein MEPKNPGLGTRALHAGQTPDPITRARAVPLHQTTSFVFNDTEQAANLFGLKELGNIYTRLNNPTNDVLEQRLAALEGGTGALAHSSGQAAITDTVLNILGAGDHMIAVAQLYGGTYNLFHYTLPKLGIEVSFVDVDDPDGFRKALKPNTKLFYGEGLGNPRLNIFPFEEVAAIAKEAGVPLVIDNTALSPMLNRPIEWGTNIVVHSTTKFIGGHGTSIGGIVVDGGNFDWGSGKFPGFTEPDPSYHGLVHWDAFKAFEPLGGANVAFILKMRLQLLRDIGACPSPFNSWMKLQGLETLHIRMERHCQNAMKVAEFLEGHDEVNWVNYPGLKSSRYHDLANKYLEPGMYGALIGFGVKGGIEGGKKFIEKLKLFSHLANIGDAKSLAIHPATTTHSQLTAEEQEASGVSNDYVRLSVGLENIEDILADITQALES; from the coding sequence ATGGAACCCAAAAACCCAGGACTCGGAACCCGCGCTCTTCATGCAGGCCAAACGCCTGATCCCATCACCCGTGCCCGCGCGGTACCTCTTCATCAAACGACCAGCTTTGTTTTCAACGATACCGAACAGGCCGCTAACCTCTTCGGATTGAAGGAGCTCGGTAACATTTACACCCGCCTGAACAACCCGACCAACGACGTTCTCGAGCAACGTCTGGCGGCTCTCGAGGGCGGAACCGGCGCCTTGGCTCACTCCAGTGGACAGGCTGCGATCACCGACACCGTCCTCAACATTTTGGGAGCCGGAGACCACATGATCGCCGTAGCTCAGCTCTACGGCGGCACCTACAATCTTTTCCACTACACCCTGCCGAAGCTCGGAATCGAGGTCTCGTTTGTCGACGTCGACGATCCCGACGGCTTCCGCAAGGCTCTGAAGCCGAACACGAAGCTCTTCTACGGAGAAGGACTCGGCAATCCGCGCCTTAACATTTTCCCATTCGAAGAAGTGGCCGCCATCGCCAAGGAAGCGGGCGTACCCCTCGTCATCGACAACACGGCCTTGAGCCCCATGCTCAACCGTCCGATCGAATGGGGCACGAACATCGTCGTCCACAGCACCACGAAGTTCATCGGTGGCCATGGCACCTCGATCGGAGGCATCGTCGTCGACGGAGGAAACTTTGACTGGGGTTCCGGCAAGTTCCCCGGCTTCACGGAGCCAGACCCGAGCTACCACGGTCTCGTCCACTGGGATGCCTTCAAGGCTTTTGAACCGCTGGGCGGAGCCAACGTCGCCTTCATCCTGAAGATGCGGCTACAACTGCTCCGCGACATCGGCGCCTGCCCCAGCCCCTTCAACTCCTGGATGAAGCTGCAGGGTCTGGAAACTCTCCACATCCGCATGGAGCGTCATTGCCAGAATGCCATGAAGGTGGCCGAATTCCTCGAAGGCCACGACGAAGTGAACTGGGTCAACTACCCCGGCCTGAAATCCAGCCGCTACCACGATCTCGCCAACAAGTATCTCGAACCCGGGATGTATGGCGCACTCATCGGCTTCGGCGTCAAGGGCGGTATTGAAGGCGGCAAGAAATTCATCGAGAAGCTCAAGCTTTTCAGCCATCTGGCCAACATCGGCGATGCGAAATCTCTGGCGATCCATCCGGCGACGACGACTCACAGTCAGCTCACCGCCGAGGAGCAAGAGGCCTCCGGCGTTAGCAACGACTACGTCCGCCTCTCGGTCGGACTCGAGAACATCGAGGACATCCTAGCCGACATCACCCAAGCTCTGGAAAGCTAA
- a CDS encoding DUF481 domain-containing protein, whose product MLCGASFAVSAESDILLSSGSESVETPQESSGSAWTYSPSGESVRLFQNGSDSDSSLVSIQHSAFPSSSLTPSSSSSDHRLGVNYQTSLSDYGFLESRSTVDDSNFGPYSRGYRQSVGYGLRILDNQSLSFNIVPGVVGEYSVDRPIEDRLKLMGNLNQNLSWEVSDGFIFTQNFNTTLERTDTDDLSAVMNLDLETLFADRLSFKLSYEVHYDDSLGDELEQRDARLSTSVGFRF is encoded by the coding sequence ATGCTATGTGGCGCGAGCTTCGCAGTGTCTGCGGAGTCCGACATTCTACTTTCCTCCGGATCGGAATCCGTCGAGACCCCGCAGGAGTCTTCGGGCTCGGCTTGGACCTACTCGCCTTCGGGGGAGAGCGTTCGCCTTTTCCAGAATGGAAGCGATTCCGATAGCTCTTTGGTTTCAATCCAACACAGTGCCTTTCCCTCATCCTCGCTGACTCCGTCATCTTCGTCTTCCGATCACCGTTTGGGCGTAAATTATCAGACCAGTCTCAGTGATTACGGGTTTCTGGAGTCCCGTTCGACAGTCGATGACAGTAATTTTGGCCCTTACTCGCGCGGTTACCGCCAGAGCGTAGGGTATGGTTTGCGGATACTCGATAACCAGTCGCTCTCGTTCAACATCGTTCCCGGTGTGGTGGGGGAGTATTCGGTCGATCGTCCGATCGAAGATCGCCTCAAGCTGATGGGGAACCTGAATCAGAACCTTTCCTGGGAAGTGAGTGACGGCTTCATCTTTACCCAGAATTTCAACACCACCCTGGAGAGGACGGACACCGATGACCTCTCGGCTGTGATGAATCTGGACCTGGAAACCCTGTTTGCGGACCGTTTGAGCTTCAAACTCTCCTACGAGGTCCACTACGACGATTCCCTCGGGGACGAACTCGAACAACGCGACGCACGGTTGTCCACCTCGGTCGGTTTCCGATTCTAG
- the leuS gene encoding leucine--tRNA ligase yields MHANCEQYDPAKIEPFWQDFWENNGTFRTSDPDERPRFYGLDMFPYPSGAGLHIGHPEGYTATDIICRYKKAKGFNVLHPMGWDAFGLPAEQYAIKTGTHPAQTTAANVENFRKQIKQIGFAIDWTREINTTDPNYYRWTQWIFLQLFRLGLVYVDERPVWWCPELRSVLANEEVVQGRSEVGNHPVERRNLRQVVLRITAYADRLLDGLKDLDWPESTKRQQQAWIGRSEGAEVTFTVDNKARPTVTVFTTRPDTLFGATYLVLAPEHPLVDSITDPSRQADVDAYREKARAKSDLDRTDLAKEKTGIFTGAHAINPVNQARIPIWIADYVLASYGTGAIMAVPAHDERDYEFAKEFQLPIQRVIEPGKSKGNGHTPELPFAGEGKLVHSGDFSGLTTEEGRKKITANLESHDAGKTSVNYRLRDWIFSRQRYWGEPMPMLWVDEEAWKKASANRETIVGRALPEEAVTSNLDGDVRYALPIPPEQLPLTLPEVETFQPAGTGESPLATIPEWLNVWFNVETGETISQDESKPEGDAWVPARRETNTMPQWAGSCWYHLRYMDPDNADALVDPEKEKYWQSPDLYIGGAEHAVLHLLYARFWHKVLHDVGAVSSDEPYRKLFHQGIILGTDGEKMSKSRGNVINPEVVIDEYGADSLRLFEMFLGPLEDMKPWNPSGIEGVHRFLKKVWRALIGQDGQASDKIVDEGEETPETLKALHETIHKVTGDIEGLRLNTAISQMMIFVNHLTKAQTIQRETGKAFVQLLAPFAPHMAEEVWARLGGEPGIANAPWPEADLSLLKSDSVKYVVQVNGKVRGELNTAKDTGKDEVLAEAKQIDKVASFLEGKTIRKEIFVPGKIVNFVAN; encoded by the coding sequence ATGCACGCAAACTGTGAACAATACGACCCTGCCAAGATTGAACCATTCTGGCAGGACTTCTGGGAAAACAACGGCACGTTCCGCACCTCCGATCCGGACGAGCGCCCCCGCTTTTACGGGCTCGACATGTTTCCGTACCCATCCGGTGCCGGACTCCACATCGGCCACCCAGAAGGATACACCGCGACCGACATTATCTGCCGCTACAAGAAGGCCAAAGGTTTCAACGTCCTTCATCCCATGGGTTGGGATGCCTTCGGACTTCCGGCCGAGCAGTACGCGATCAAGACCGGCACCCACCCGGCTCAGACGACGGCCGCCAATGTCGAGAATTTCCGTAAGCAGATCAAACAGATCGGCTTCGCGATCGACTGGACCCGTGAGATCAACACGACGGACCCCAACTATTACCGTTGGACGCAGTGGATCTTCCTCCAGCTCTTCCGTCTCGGCCTCGTGTACGTCGACGAGCGCCCCGTCTGGTGGTGTCCGGAGCTCCGTTCCGTGCTCGCCAATGAAGAAGTGGTTCAAGGTCGCTCCGAGGTGGGCAATCATCCGGTCGAACGACGCAACCTCCGCCAAGTCGTGCTCCGCATCACCGCCTATGCCGACCGCCTTCTCGATGGCCTGAAAGACCTCGACTGGCCCGAATCGACCAAGCGCCAGCAACAGGCCTGGATCGGTCGCAGCGAAGGCGCCGAAGTCACCTTTACTGTCGACAACAAAGCGCGCCCTACGGTCACCGTTTTCACCACTCGGCCCGACACTCTTTTCGGCGCGACCTACCTCGTCCTCGCTCCTGAGCATCCGCTCGTCGATTCCATCACTGACCCTTCGCGCCAAGCCGATGTCGATGCCTACCGCGAAAAGGCCCGGGCCAAGAGTGATCTCGACCGGACCGATTTGGCGAAGGAGAAGACTGGGATTTTCACCGGAGCCCACGCCATCAACCCGGTCAACCAGGCGCGAATCCCCATTTGGATCGCGGACTACGTTCTCGCCAGCTACGGCACCGGTGCGATCATGGCCGTGCCCGCTCACGACGAGCGCGACTACGAGTTTGCCAAGGAATTTCAGCTCCCGATCCAGCGGGTTATCGAACCCGGGAAGTCCAAAGGGAACGGGCACACCCCGGAACTCCCCTTCGCCGGAGAAGGAAAGCTCGTCCATTCTGGAGATTTCAGCGGCCTCACCACGGAGGAAGGGCGCAAGAAAATCACCGCCAACCTGGAAAGTCACGACGCCGGCAAGACTTCGGTCAACTACCGCCTGCGCGACTGGATTTTCTCCCGTCAGCGCTATTGGGGCGAACCCATGCCGATGCTCTGGGTCGATGAAGAAGCTTGGAAGAAAGCTTCGGCGAACCGTGAAACCATCGTTGGCCGGGCCCTCCCCGAAGAGGCCGTGACCAGCAATCTGGACGGGGACGTGCGCTACGCTCTGCCCATTCCTCCGGAGCAGCTTCCCCTCACTCTGCCCGAGGTTGAAACCTTCCAACCCGCCGGCACTGGCGAGAGTCCGTTGGCGACGATCCCCGAGTGGTTGAACGTCTGGTTCAACGTCGAGACCGGGGAAACGATCTCCCAGGACGAATCCAAACCCGAAGGCGATGCATGGGTTCCCGCGCGACGCGAGACCAACACCATGCCGCAATGGGCCGGCTCCTGCTGGTATCACCTGCGCTACATGGATCCGGACAACGCCGACGCCCTTGTCGATCCGGAGAAGGAAAAGTATTGGCAGAGCCCCGATCTCTACATCGGCGGGGCTGAGCACGCCGTTCTTCACCTTCTTTACGCCCGCTTCTGGCACAAGGTGCTCCACGACGTCGGCGCCGTCTCCTCCGATGAGCCCTATCGCAAGCTCTTTCACCAAGGCATCATCCTCGGCACTGACGGCGAAAAGATGTCCAAGAGCCGTGGCAATGTCATCAATCCGGAAGTCGTCATCGACGAATACGGAGCCGACTCCCTGCGCCTTTTCGAAATGTTCCTCGGACCACTCGAAGACATGAAGCCTTGGAATCCCTCCGGAATCGAAGGCGTTCACCGTTTCCTGAAAAAGGTCTGGCGCGCACTCATCGGCCAAGACGGCCAAGCCTCCGACAAGATTGTCGACGAAGGCGAAGAAACCCCGGAAACGCTCAAGGCTCTCCACGAGACGATCCACAAGGTCACCGGGGACATTGAAGGATTGCGACTCAACACCGCGATCTCGCAGATGATGATTTTCGTCAATCACCTGACCAAAGCGCAGACCATCCAACGTGAGACCGGCAAAGCCTTCGTGCAATTGCTGGCTCCTTTCGCGCCTCACATGGCCGAGGAAGTCTGGGCACGGCTCGGCGGCGAACCCGGTATCGCCAACGCACCTTGGCCCGAAGCCGACCTCTCTCTCTTGAAGAGCGACTCGGTGAAATACGTGGTCCAAGTGAACGGCAAAGTCCGCGGCGAACTCAACACCGCCAAAGATACTGGCAAAGATGAGGTTCTGGCCGAGGCTAAGCAGATCGACAAAGTCGCCTCCTTCCTCGAAGGCAAAACCATCCGCAAGGAAATCTTCGTCCCCGGCAAAATCGTCAATTTCGTCGCGAATTAG
- a CDS encoding ATP-dependent DNA helicase, whose amino-acid sequence MKIDPETQTVMLGVRELSEFEICQRSSGRGAGRWRLEAGRTWHQTIQGESQEEFDREKSISGRIERGGWSIQIDGRCDLFRLDEAGLPVFGEIKTVTDPLPLPASELRARFPAYFRQLACYSLLAGESYNLAKSFLLFLNIDTEIRQTVALGPEDLESLETHLDSLVEFLQFTAEQTASRVQLEWNSFRAHPRAGQVQASEDLACAEKTHRVVGFQAQTGFGKTRIVLEHALEAIRAGKADRILYLTGKISGQEQACTEARQLFPDSQGLRSFRMRNHREHWAACPLDGCLQDKCAPPAEERSALPVAELIRHPGHAEEAWDGIRELAENFHHCPYSLSRGLLPFSDLWIADYNYLFSPSSRHIFLEQPGFDPARTWLLIDEAHNLPDRTSSALGGRLDTRLLQNAAEDLREFRTDNTLKATLREIAREIENLHPDRMVDSATLFVFTDLFETASDSLANSPLPWRELTGDTVSTLQALESALFLLEREELHPLLWSPSPGRLEWLPLEVGPWIAETLSGFAQSVFFSATLDPFPSFVSNFGLTEEQCQLVRAEADGTHRFRTAIDTRVQTTLRERKRNASRTTETLRDLAESSGGCVAAFFPSFEYAETIQTYLEAIAPHLRSVLQPRDLNANEREEFARTAPLSHDVLFLMLGGSFAEAVDAFGGIVETAMIIGPGLPELSTLNRIRMDAYPNREEGFHEVCRIPGMRRVNQAIGRLVRSLEHRATVLLHDRRFLEPEYHDLLRKDLGEIATIRNEGDWQDWIGGAG is encoded by the coding sequence ATGAAGATTGATCCTGAAACCCAGACCGTGATGCTCGGCGTTCGCGAACTCAGTGAGTTCGAGATCTGCCAGCGTTCTTCCGGACGGGGAGCGGGCCGATGGCGGTTGGAAGCTGGGCGGACTTGGCACCAGACGATTCAAGGGGAGTCTCAGGAAGAGTTTGATCGGGAGAAGTCGATTTCCGGGCGAATCGAACGCGGGGGATGGTCGATTCAGATCGACGGTCGCTGCGACCTGTTCCGCCTCGACGAAGCTGGTTTACCAGTTTTTGGCGAGATCAAGACGGTCACCGACCCCCTCCCGCTTCCGGCTTCTGAGTTGCGCGCGCGGTTTCCCGCCTACTTCCGTCAGCTGGCCTGTTACTCGCTCCTCGCAGGCGAATCTTACAATCTGGCCAAGTCGTTTCTTCTCTTCCTAAACATCGATACAGAAATCCGCCAGACGGTCGCACTGGGTCCGGAAGATCTCGAGAGTCTCGAAACGCATCTCGATTCGCTGGTCGAATTCCTGCAGTTCACAGCCGAACAAACCGCTTCGCGCGTGCAGCTCGAATGGAACAGCTTCCGGGCTCATCCCCGCGCTGGACAGGTGCAGGCCTCTGAAGATCTGGCCTGCGCAGAAAAGACTCATCGAGTCGTTGGTTTTCAAGCACAGACGGGGTTTGGAAAGACCCGGATCGTTCTCGAGCATGCCCTCGAAGCCATCCGAGCCGGGAAGGCGGACCGTATTCTCTATCTCACCGGGAAGATCAGCGGGCAGGAACAGGCGTGCACGGAGGCCCGTCAGCTCTTTCCGGACTCCCAAGGGCTCCGATCGTTCCGGATGCGAAATCACCGGGAGCACTGGGCAGCCTGCCCGCTGGATGGGTGCCTCCAGGATAAATGTGCGCCCCCCGCCGAAGAGCGCTCAGCCCTTCCGGTCGCCGAACTCATTCGACACCCGGGACATGCCGAGGAGGCTTGGGATGGGATCCGCGAGCTTGCCGAGAATTTCCATCATTGCCCCTACTCTCTCTCCCGCGGGCTACTCCCCTTTTCAGATCTCTGGATCGCCGACTACAACTACCTGTTCTCCCCCTCCTCCCGACATATTTTCCTCGAGCAGCCCGGCTTCGATCCGGCTCGCACCTGGCTCCTCATCGACGAGGCTCACAATCTCCCCGACCGCACCAGTTCGGCCCTCGGGGGACGGCTTGACACACGGCTACTTCAAAACGCCGCCGAGGATCTTCGGGAGTTTCGCACTGACAACACCTTGAAAGCCACTCTCCGGGAGATCGCGCGCGAGATCGAAAATCTTCATCCCGACCGGATGGTGGACTCGGCGACTCTTTTTGTCTTCACCGACCTGTTCGAGACGGCTTCGGATTCCCTAGCCAATAGCCCACTCCCATGGAGAGAGCTGACCGGTGACACCGTTTCAACCCTGCAGGCGCTGGAGTCCGCGCTTTTTCTGCTCGAACGGGAGGAACTTCATCCGCTTCTCTGGTCGCCGAGTCCGGGTCGGCTCGAATGGCTACCGCTCGAAGTCGGTCCCTGGATTGCGGAGACGCTTTCCGGCTTCGCCCAATCCGTATTCTTCTCCGCAACCCTGGATCCCTTCCCCTCCTTCGTCTCCAATTTCGGGCTCACGGAAGAGCAATGCCAACTCGTGCGGGCCGAAGCCGACGGGACCCACCGCTTCCGCACCGCCATCGACACCCGGGTGCAAACGACTTTGCGCGAGCGCAAACGCAACGCTTCCCGCACCACCGAGACTCTCCGCGATCTGGCCGAATCGAGCGGCGGATGCGTGGCCGCGTTTTTTCCTTCGTTTGAATACGCCGAAACCATCCAGACCTATCTCGAAGCCATCGCTCCCCACCTCCGCAGCGTTCTTCAACCCCGCGACCTCAACGCCAACGAGCGGGAGGAATTCGCCCGCACAGCGCCCCTTTCCCACGATGTTCTCTTTCTGATGCTCGGCGGGAGCTTTGCCGAAGCAGTCGACGCCTTCGGCGGAATCGTCGAAACGGCCATGATCATCGGCCCGGGTCTTCCCGAGCTCTCCACCCTCAACCGCATCCGCATGGACGCCTACCCGAACCGGGAGGAAGGTTTCCACGAAGTCTGCCGCATTCCGGGTATGCGCCGCGTCAACCAAGCGATCGGACGACTCGTCCGCAGCCTCGAGCACCGCGCCACGGTCCTCCTCCACGACCGCCGTTTTCTCGAGCCGGAATACCACGACCTCCTTCGAAAAGATCTCGGCGAAATTGCAACCATCCGCAACGAGGGCGATTGGCAGGACTGGATCGGCGGAGCGGGTTAG
- a CDS encoding ketopantoate reductase C-terminal domain-containing protein: MSMERVYILGGGAVGAPLAAFLTMSGREVVLVRMRSGVADSSQSTWVEVTMGDESIRAKVPTVAFEDLRGVNGVIVVTCKTYANERVAEGLRRVYRAGPIVLAQNGLNVERAFQDQGFPNLGRAVLYLTSQSSEDRAGLSYQFRSIADSLVGTLCGDAREIREAVKTLQTDRFPFSYCDALEGPVFKKAIVNVIFNSICPLLDVDNGIFARGRSLLPLVRSLIRECLQLVGAKGLELSEEEILESVERISQNSPQLISTLQDLRAGRQTEIDSLNFAFVEMAEGIDPEMRLPLVHALGDLIRAKSELSGSSRI, from the coding sequence ATGTCGATGGAGCGGGTTTACATATTGGGAGGAGGCGCAGTGGGGGCGCCATTGGCAGCCTTCTTGACGATGAGTGGGAGAGAAGTCGTCTTGGTAAGAATGCGATCGGGAGTCGCGGATTCCAGTCAATCGACTTGGGTGGAAGTGACGATGGGAGATGAGTCGATACGAGCGAAGGTGCCGACGGTCGCCTTTGAGGATTTGCGAGGGGTGAATGGGGTTATTGTCGTCACCTGCAAAACTTATGCGAATGAGAGAGTGGCGGAGGGTTTGCGACGGGTATATCGAGCGGGGCCGATTGTCCTCGCTCAGAACGGATTGAACGTGGAGCGAGCCTTCCAAGATCAAGGATTTCCGAATCTTGGCCGGGCGGTTCTTTATTTGACGAGTCAATCCAGTGAAGATCGAGCCGGGTTGTCCTATCAGTTTCGGTCGATTGCGGATTCTCTGGTGGGCACCCTCTGTGGAGATGCGCGAGAAATCCGCGAGGCGGTCAAAACTTTGCAGACGGATCGGTTTCCGTTCTCCTATTGCGATGCTCTGGAGGGTCCTGTCTTCAAGAAGGCGATCGTGAATGTGATTTTCAATTCGATCTGCCCGTTGTTGGACGTGGATAACGGCATCTTTGCTCGTGGTCGGTCGCTTCTTCCCCTCGTCCGTTCGCTGATTAGGGAGTGTCTCCAGCTGGTCGGTGCGAAGGGCCTCGAACTGAGCGAAGAGGAAATTCTCGAGTCGGTGGAGCGGATCAGTCAGAATTCCCCGCAGCTGATTTCCACCCTGCAGGATCTCCGGGCGGGACGGCAGACCGAGATCGATTCTCTCAATTTTGCGTTTGTGGAGATGGCGGAGGGGATCGATCCGGAGATGCGGCTCCCTCTTGTTCATGCGCTTGGCGATTTGATCCGGGCAAAGTCGGAGCTGAGCGGTTCCTCTCGCATCTAA
- a CDS encoding LysR family transcriptional regulator: MCVDIQQLRIFCSVAGEENLTRAAEKLHLSAPSVSARIKALEEFLEVQLFVRSARGMFLTEAGHALWQEAEGILSRVDQLRDRVRTSDDAVSGTIRLAINNPPEVIRFDALLKALVAQYPNLNLETSFGNSVENLRKLLGEQVDFCFFEGPIENANLEAIPLTRQELILVAPAKWEIDWAEVLPQALEEHPWIFMSEGCSCFTAAKNWAAGHGLRLKSQIRNCPNDLTTLSYVAGGMGVSVISRKALELYHDRKSIAIVPCFSESVLLSFVFRKGTEGYRRGAVVIDEVCRVWGLEEAP, encoded by the coding sequence ATGTGTGTAGACATTCAGCAGTTGCGAATCTTTTGCTCTGTCGCCGGAGAGGAAAACCTGACACGGGCCGCCGAGAAGCTTCATCTCAGTGCTCCGTCGGTCAGTGCCCGGATCAAAGCGCTTGAAGAGTTTTTAGAGGTACAGCTGTTTGTGCGGAGCGCCCGGGGAATGTTCCTTACCGAAGCGGGTCACGCGCTTTGGCAGGAGGCTGAGGGGATCCTGAGTCGTGTGGATCAATTGAGAGATCGGGTTCGGACCTCAGATGACGCGGTGAGCGGGACGATTCGTTTAGCCATCAATAACCCTCCAGAGGTGATTCGGTTTGATGCACTGTTGAAGGCGTTGGTGGCTCAGTATCCCAATTTGAATCTCGAAACCAGTTTTGGGAACTCGGTTGAGAATTTGCGGAAATTGCTCGGGGAGCAGGTCGATTTTTGTTTTTTCGAGGGCCCAATTGAAAATGCAAATTTGGAGGCGATTCCGCTGACAAGGCAGGAGTTGATTCTTGTCGCCCCAGCGAAGTGGGAGATCGATTGGGCGGAAGTTTTGCCGCAGGCATTGGAAGAGCATCCTTGGATATTCATGAGTGAGGGGTGTTCGTGTTTTACTGCTGCGAAAAACTGGGCCGCAGGTCACGGCCTTCGGCTGAAATCCCAGATTCGCAATTGTCCCAATGATTTAACTACTCTGAGTTATGTCGCCGGTGGAATGGGTGTCAGTGTGATCTCCCGGAAGGCGCTCGAGCTTTACCACGACCGAAAATCCATCGCAATCGTGCCCTGTTTTTCCGAGTCGGTGCTCTTGTCATTTGTGTTTCGGAAAGGAACGGAGGGCTATCGCCGGGGAGCGGTTGTGATTGATGAAGTTTGCCGCGTTTGGGGCCTTGAGGAAGCTCCTTGA